Proteins encoded in a region of the Pseudomonas syringae KCTC 12500 genome:
- the leuS gene encoding leucine--tRNA ligase, with amino-acid sequence MHELYQPREIEAAAQTFWDEQKSFEVSEQPGRDTFYCLSMFPYPSGKLHMGHVRNYTIGDVISRYQRMLGKNVLQPLGWDAFGMPAENAAIDNNVAPAKWTYENIDYMRTQLKSLGLAVDWSREVTTCKPDYYRWEQWLFTRLFEKGVIYRKNGTVNWDPIDQTVLANEQVIDGRGWRSGALIEKREIPMYYFKITAYADELLESLDELPGWPEQVKTMQRNWIGRSRGMEVQFPYDQASIGEAGALKVFTTRPDTLMGATYVAVAAEHPLATLAAQGNPALQAFIDECKGGSVAEADVATQEKKGQATSLFVEHPLTGEKLPVWVANYVLMHYGDGAVMAVPAHDERDFEFATQYGLPIKPVVRTSAGDQTPAPWQPAYGEHGELINSGEFTGLTFQDAFDAIEAALVKKSLGQSRTQFRLRDWGISRQRYWGCPIPIVHCDTCGDVPVPEDQLPVVLPEDVVPDGAGSPLARMPEFYECSCPKCGAPAKRETDTMDTFVESSWYYARYASPHYEGGLVEPNAANHWLPVDQYIGGIEHAILHLLYARFFHKLMRDEGLVTSNEPFKNLLTQGMVNAETYFRMETSGKKTWINPADVTLERDAKAKVISATLTSDGLPVEIGGTEKMSKSKKNGIDPQTMIDQYGADTCRLFMMFASPPDMSLEWSDSGVEGSHRFLRRVWRLAQAHVAQGPSTGLDAAALSDEQKTIRRAIHQAIRQASQDIGQNQKFNTAVAQVMTLMNVLEKAPQDTPQDRALMQEGVETVTLLLAPITPHISHELWKQLGHNEPVIDAGWPAFDAHALVQDSLQLVIQVNGKLRGHIEMPASASREEVEAAARVNENVLRFTDGLTIRKVIVVPGKLVNIVAS; translated from the coding sequence ATGCACGAACTCTATCAGCCCCGTGAAATCGAAGCCGCCGCCCAAACGTTCTGGGATGAGCAAAAGTCTTTTGAAGTCAGTGAACAGCCAGGCAGGGACACTTTCTATTGCCTGTCGATGTTTCCTTACCCGAGCGGCAAGCTGCACATGGGTCATGTGCGCAACTACACCATTGGTGACGTGATCTCCCGCTACCAGCGCATGCTGGGCAAGAATGTTCTGCAGCCCCTGGGCTGGGACGCTTTCGGCATGCCGGCTGAAAACGCCGCCATCGACAACAACGTCGCACCGGCCAAGTGGACCTACGAAAACATCGACTACATGAGGACCCAGCTCAAGAGCCTGGGTCTGGCGGTTGACTGGTCGCGCGAAGTCACCACCTGCAAGCCTGATTACTACCGCTGGGAACAATGGCTGTTCACTCGCCTGTTCGAAAAGGGTGTGATCTACCGCAAGAACGGCACCGTGAACTGGGACCCGATCGACCAGACCGTACTGGCCAACGAGCAGGTCATTGATGGCCGTGGCTGGCGTTCCGGCGCGCTGATCGAAAAGCGCGAAATCCCGATGTACTACTTCAAGATCACCGCGTACGCCGATGAGCTGCTGGAAAGCCTCGACGAACTGCCGGGCTGGCCTGAACAGGTCAAGACCATGCAGCGCAACTGGATCGGCCGTTCGCGCGGCATGGAAGTGCAGTTTCCGTACGACCAGGCCTCGATCGGCGAAGCCGGTGCCCTGAAAGTCTTCACCACCCGCCCCGACACCCTGATGGGGGCGACCTACGTCGCGGTGGCGGCTGAACACCCGCTGGCAACCCTGGCGGCGCAAGGCAACCCCGCACTGCAAGCGTTCATCGATGAATGCAAAGGCGGCAGCGTTGCCGAAGCCGACGTTGCCACGCAGGAAAAGAAAGGCCAGGCGACCTCGTTGTTCGTCGAGCATCCACTGACCGGCGAGAAACTGCCGGTGTGGGTCGCCAACTATGTGCTGATGCACTACGGCGATGGCGCGGTCATGGCCGTACCGGCGCACGATGAGCGTGATTTCGAGTTCGCCACCCAGTACGGCCTGCCGATCAAGCCCGTGGTCCGCACCAGCGCCGGCGATCAAACGCCTGCCCCATGGCAACCGGCCTACGGTGAGCACGGCGAGCTGATCAATTCCGGCGAATTCACCGGCCTGACTTTTCAGGACGCGTTCGACGCCATTGAAGCCGCGCTGGTCAAGAAATCCCTGGGCCAGTCCCGTACCCAGTTCCGCCTGCGTGACTGGGGCATCAGCCGCCAGCGCTACTGGGGCTGCCCGATCCCTATCGTGCATTGCGACACCTGTGGCGACGTGCCGGTCCCGGAAGACCAGTTGCCGGTTGTCCTGCCGGAAGATGTCGTGCCCGACGGCGCAGGCTCGCCATTGGCGCGCATGCCCGAGTTCTACGAATGCAGCTGCCCGAAATGCGGCGCACCGGCCAAGCGTGAAACCGACACCATGGATACCTTCGTCGAGTCCTCGTGGTACTACGCCCGTTATGCGTCGCCGCATTACGAGGGTGGACTGGTCGAGCCGAACGCTGCCAACCACTGGCTGCCGGTGGATCAGTACATCGGCGGTATCGAACACGCGATCCTGCACCTGCTCTACGCCCGCTTCTTCCACAAGCTGATGCGCGACGAAGGCCTGGTGACCTCGAACGAACCGTTCAAGAACCTGCTCACCCAGGGCATGGTCAACGCCGAAACCTACTTCCGCATGGAAACCAGCGGCAAGAAGACCTGGATCAACCCGGCCGACGTGACCCTCGAAAGAGACGCCAAGGCCAAGGTGATCAGCGCCACACTGACCAGCGACGGCCTGCCGGTGGAAATCGGCGGCACTGAAAAGATGTCGAAGTCGAAGAAAAACGGCATCGACCCGCAGACCATGATCGACCAGTACGGTGCCGACACCTGCCGTCTGTTCATGATGTTCGCCTCCCCGCCCGATATGAGCCTGGAATGGTCCGACTCGGGCGTCGAAGGCTCACATCGCTTCCTGCGCCGCGTATGGCGTCTGGCCCAGGCGCATGTGGCTCAAGGCCCATCGACCGGCCTGGACGCTGCGGCATTGTCCGATGAGCAGAAAACCATCCGCCGCGCGATTCATCAAGCGATCAGACAGGCGAGCCAGGATATTGGCCAGAACCAGAAATTCAACACCGCTGTCGCACAAGTGATGACGCTGATGAACGTGCTGGAAAAGGCGCCGCAGGACACACCGCAGGATCGCGCACTGATGCAGGAAGGCGTGGAAACCGTCACCCTGCTGCTGGCACCGATCACGCCGCACATCAGTCACGAACTGTGGAAGCAACTGGGCCACAATGAACCGGTCATCGACGCGGGCTGGCCTGCATTCGACGCACATGCGCTGGTGCAGGACAGTCTGCAACTGGTGATTCAGGTCAACGGCAAGCTGCGCGGTCACATCGAGATGCCTGCCAGTGCCAGCCGCGAAGAAGTCGAAGCGGCTGCACGCGTCAACGAGAACGTATTGCGCTTCACTGATGGCCTGACCATTCGCAAGGTGATCGTCGTGCCTGGCAAGCTGGTCAACATCGTCGCAAGCTGA
- the lptE gene encoding LPS assembly lipoprotein LptE has protein sequence MIKRNLLVMGLAVLLSACGFQLRGTGTTELAIKELDVSARNAYGETVTQLTRLLTSSGVKVYTGAPYKLMLTNEAETQRAISYSGSGRSAEYQLTTTLTYEVHGDRDRFLLGDKVTADRSYVHDGNNLTGSDQEASQVRQEMRNDLIQKLMARLQQLTPSRLDELQTKADAVAKAEADALEAAQRIRDETPQQSPVEVPAR, from the coding sequence ATGATCAAACGCAATTTGCTGGTGATGGGCCTGGCTGTTCTGTTGAGTGCCTGTGGCTTCCAGCTGCGTGGCACCGGTACCACCGAGCTGGCGATCAAGGAGCTGGATGTCAGCGCCCGCAACGCCTATGGCGAAACCGTGACTCAGCTCACTCGCCTGCTGACCAGCTCTGGCGTCAAGGTCTACACCGGCGCGCCTTACAAGCTGATGCTGACCAACGAAGCCGAGACTCAGCGCGCCATCAGCTACTCGGGCTCGGGTCGCTCGGCTGAATACCAGCTGACCACCACCCTGACCTATGAAGTGCATGGCGACAGGGATCGCTTCCTGCTTGGCGATAAAGTCACCGCAGACCGTTCCTACGTGCACGACGGCAACAACCTGACCGGTTCCGATCAGGAAGCCTCTCAGGTTCGTCAGGAAATGCGCAACGACCTGATCCAGAAACTGATGGCGCGCTTGCAGCAACTGACCCCTTCGCGTCTGGACGAACTGCAGACCAAGGCCGACGCAGTTGCCAAGGCCGAAGCCGACGCACTCGAGGCTGCTCAGCGAATCCGCGACGAGACACCTCAGCAGTCGCCTGTCGAAGTTCCAGCCAGATAA
- the holA gene encoding DNA polymerase III subunit delta has translation MKLAPAQLGKHLQGTLAPVYVISGDDPLLCQEAADAIRAAARQQGFDERQVFSADASFDWGTLLQAGASMSLFAERRLLELRLPSGKPGDKGAAALMEYCARPAEDTLLLISLPKLDGSAQKTKWGKALVEGAQTQFVQIWPVDIGQLPQWIRQRLSQAGLAATQDAVELIAARVEGNLLAAAQEIEKLKLMAEEGQITVETVQAAVADSARFDVFGLTDAVLNGEAAHALRMLEGLRGEGVETPVILWALTRELRALANMSQQFSQGVPLDKVFSSARPPIWDKRKPLMSKALQRHSAKRWSQLLMDAQRIDAQIKGQAAGSPWSSLSRLALLMAGQRLALPAE, from the coding sequence ATGAAACTCGCCCCCGCCCAACTCGGCAAGCACTTGCAAGGCACACTTGCGCCCGTCTATGTGATCAGCGGTGATGACCCGCTGCTCTGCCAGGAAGCAGCTGACGCCATTCGCGCGGCCGCACGCCAGCAAGGCTTCGATGAGCGGCAGGTATTCAGCGCCGACGCCAGCTTCGACTGGGGCACATTGCTCCAGGCGGGTGCCAGCATGTCGCTGTTTGCCGAACGCCGTCTCCTGGAGTTGCGTCTGCCCTCCGGCAAGCCCGGCGACAAGGGTGCTGCGGCGCTTATGGAATATTGCGCCAGACCCGCCGAAGACACGCTGCTGCTGATCAGCCTGCCCAAGCTCGATGGCAGTGCGCAGAAAACCAAATGGGGCAAGGCCCTGGTCGAGGGTGCGCAAACCCAGTTCGTGCAAATCTGGCCGGTGGACATCGGACAACTGCCGCAATGGATTCGCCAGCGCCTGTCGCAGGCGGGTCTGGCGGCGACTCAGGACGCCGTCGAACTGATCGCGGCCAGGGTCGAAGGCAACCTGCTGGCCGCCGCGCAGGAAATCGAAAAGCTCAAGCTGATGGCCGAAGAAGGCCAGATCACCGTCGAGACCGTGCAGGCGGCGGTGGCCGACAGTGCACGCTTCGATGTGTTTGGCCTGACCGATGCCGTCCTTAATGGCGAAGCTGCCCATGCGTTGCGCATGCTCGAAGGACTGCGTGGTGAAGGGGTCGAAACGCCGGTGATTCTCTGGGCATTGACCCGCGAACTGCGCGCTCTGGCCAATATGTCGCAACAATTCAGCCAGGGCGTGCCGCTGGACAAGGTGTTCAGCTCGGCACGTCCGCCGATCTGGGACAAGCGCAAGCCACTGATGAGCAAGGCCCTGCAACGCCACTCGGCAAAACGCTGGAGCCAGCTGCTCATGGATGCGCAACGCATTGATGCGCAGATCAAAGGCCAGGCAGCAGGCTCGCCATGGAGCAGCCTGAGCCGGCTGGCGCTGCTGATGGCAGGGCAACGATTGGCGCTGCCTGCGGAGTAG
- the arfA gene encoding alternative ribosome rescue factor ArfA, whose product MSKPKRPNKAKSIIAQPLFRSRQEQPAKGKGSYRREAFQSKSWEASCFMAA is encoded by the coding sequence ATGAGCAAGCCAAAGCGGCCGAACAAGGCCAAATCCATCATCGCCCAGCCTTTGTTCCGCAGTCGTCAGGAACAACCCGCCAAGGGCAAAGGCAGCTACCGCCGCGAAGCCTTCCAGTCTAAAAGCTGGGAGGCTTCCTGCTTTATGGCAGCCTGA
- a CDS encoding lytic murein transglycosylase, with protein MPSRFTHRPQLRQLIAASSLVALVACAEKPTAADATPLQSSKVQTNAPAVAPTPALVVDENLTIQPAVSFSEWQAGFRAQALKAGIRADVFDLAFAGVTPDMSVVKADRSQPEFSRPVWEYLDGAISAARVRKGQALLSQYADDLQKIEQQYGVDRQALVAVWGMESNFGSFQGTQSVIRSLATLAYEGRRPGFAQSQLLAALEIIQHGDITPDKMLGSWAGAMGQTQFIPTTYNTHAVDFDGDGRRDIWNTPADALASTAHYLQSSGWQRGQPWGFEVVLGSGFDYSLADSTTRKSLAEWQQLGLKQPDGSAIPVAASQQQAALLLPAGYRGPAFLVLDNFRAILKYNNSTSYALAISLLSDRFKGAGYVVGSWPRGDLPLSRSERIELQTLLSARQYDAGAPDGIIGANTRKAIRSAQQSFGWPADGYPTHELLENLRKPVGQ; from the coding sequence ATGCCTTCTCGTTTTACCCATCGCCCGCAGCTGCGCCAACTCATCGCTGCCTCCAGTCTTGTTGCCCTGGTAGCCTGCGCAGAAAAACCCACTGCAGCCGATGCCACGCCTCTTCAATCCAGCAAGGTGCAGACAAACGCTCCTGCCGTAGCGCCTACGCCAGCGCTGGTCGTTGATGAGAACCTCACGATTCAGCCCGCCGTCAGCTTCAGCGAATGGCAGGCCGGCTTTCGTGCCCAGGCGTTGAAGGCGGGTATCCGCGCGGACGTATTCGATCTGGCATTTGCCGGCGTCACCCCAGACATGAGCGTGGTCAAGGCCGACCGCAGCCAGCCTGAATTCAGCCGCCCGGTCTGGGAATACCTCGACGGTGCCATCTCTGCCGCACGCGTACGCAAGGGTCAGGCGCTGCTTTCGCAGTATGCCGACGACCTGCAGAAGATCGAGCAGCAGTACGGCGTGGATCGTCAGGCGCTGGTCGCGGTATGGGGCATGGAAAGTAACTTCGGGTCGTTCCAGGGTACGCAATCCGTCATTCGCTCACTGGCAACGCTGGCCTACGAAGGCCGTCGTCCCGGCTTTGCACAGAGCCAGTTGCTGGCCGCGCTGGAAATCATCCAGCATGGCGACATCACCCCGGACAAAATGCTCGGTTCGTGGGCCGGTGCGATGGGCCAGACCCAGTTCATCCCGACTACCTACAACACCCATGCCGTGGATTTTGACGGCGATGGCCGACGTGATATCTGGAACACCCCTGCCGATGCCCTCGCCTCCACCGCGCACTACCTGCAAAGCTCTGGCTGGCAGCGTGGTCAGCCCTGGGGCTTTGAAGTGGTGCTCGGCTCGGGATTCGATTACTCGCTGGCCGACTCGACGACCCGCAAAAGTCTTGCTGAATGGCAGCAACTGGGCCTGAAACAACCGGACGGCTCAGCCATTCCGGTCGCCGCCAGCCAGCAGCAAGCCGCCTTGCTGTTGCCGGCCGGTTATCGCGGGCCAGCCTTTCTGGTGCTGGACAACTTCCGCGCGATTCTCAAGTACAACAACTCGACTTCCTACGCACTGGCGATCAGCCTGCTTTCCGATCGTTTCAAGGGCGCGGGCTATGTAGTGGGCAGCTGGCCACGCGGAGACCTGCCGCTGAGCCGCTCAGAGCGCATTGAGCTGCAAACCCTGCTCTCTGCACGCCAGTACGACGCAGGCGCGCCAGACGGCATTATCGGCGCCAATACACGCAAGGCCATCCGCAGTGCGCAGCAGTCGTTCGGCTGGCCAGCCGACGGTTACCCGACGCATGAATTGCTGGAAAACCTGCGCAAGCCTGTCGGGCAGTAA
- the lipA gene encoding lipoyl synthase: MTDTVQTLIPTLDVSERVARPKVEAGVKLRGAEKVARIPVKIIPTVDLPKKPDWIRVRIPVSPEVDRIKQLLRKHKLHSVCEEASCPNLGECFSGGTATFMIMGDICTRRCPFCDVGHGRPKPLDVNEPKSLAIAIADLRLKYVVITSVDRDDLRDGGAQHFADCIREIRLLSPGVQLETLVPDYRGRMDVALEITAAEPPDVFNHNLETVPRLYKAARPGSDYQWSLTLLQRFKQMVPHVPTKSGLMLGLGETDEEVIEVMQRMREHDIDMLTLGQYLQPSRNHLPVQRFVHPDTFAWFAEEGYKMGFKNVASGPLVRSSYHADEQAKIAKAML, encoded by the coding sequence ATGACTGACACCGTGCAAACCCTGATCCCGACGCTGGATGTTTCCGAGCGAGTGGCCCGTCCGAAAGTCGAAGCGGGCGTCAAGCTTCGCGGAGCGGAAAAGGTTGCGCGCATCCCGGTCAAGATCATCCCGACGGTAGACCTGCCGAAGAAGCCTGACTGGATTCGCGTACGCATCCCGGTTTCTCCGGAAGTCGACCGTATCAAGCAATTGCTGCGCAAGCACAAGCTGCACAGCGTCTGTGAAGAGGCATCCTGCCCCAACCTGGGCGAATGCTTCTCCGGTGGCACTGCAACGTTCATGATCATGGGCGACATCTGCACCCGTCGCTGCCCGTTCTGTGACGTGGGCCACGGCCGTCCGAAGCCGCTCGACGTCAACGAACCGAAAAGCCTCGCCATCGCGATTGCCGACCTGCGCCTGAAGTACGTGGTTATCACCTCGGTGGACCGTGACGACCTGCGTGATGGCGGTGCTCAGCACTTCGCCGACTGCATCCGCGAAATCCGCCTGCTGTCGCCGGGCGTACAGCTCGAAACGCTGGTACCGGATTACCGTGGCCGGATGGACGTTGCGCTGGAAATCACCGCCGCCGAGCCGCCGGATGTGTTCAACCACAACCTGGAAACCGTACCGCGTCTATACAAGGCTGCGCGTCCGGGTTCGGACTACCAGTGGTCGCTGACCCTGCTGCAGCGCTTCAAGCAGATGGTACCGCATGTACCGACCAAGTCCGGGCTGATGCTGGGGTTGGGCGAGACCGACGAAGAAGTCATCGAAGTCATGCAGCGCATGCGCGAACACGACATCGACATGCTGACCCTGGGTCAATACCTGCAGCCTTCGCGCAATCACTTGCCCGTGCAGCGCTTTGTCCACCCGGACACCTTTGCCTGGTTCGCCGAAGAAGGCTACAAGATGGGCTTCAAGAACGTCGCGTCCGGGCCGCTGGTACGCTCTTCGTACCATGCCGACGAGCAGGCCAAGATCGCCAAAGCGATGCTCTGA
- the lipB gene encoding lipoyl(octanoyl) transferase LipB, with product MAATLGFRDLGLIDYETAWHAMKRFTDERGREAADEVWLVQHPPVFTQGQSGKAEHLLLPGNIPVVQVDRGGQVTYHGPGQLVAYLMLDVRRLGFGVRDLVTRIENTLIALLADYGVKAAAKADAPGVYVDGAKIASLGLRIRNGCSFHGLALNVDMDLEPFRRINPCGYAGLAMTQLSDQAGQIEFSEVSARLRAQLVKHLDYAEQATLTGGINHYD from the coding sequence ATGGCGGCTACGCTGGGTTTTCGTGATCTGGGCCTGATCGATTACGAAACCGCCTGGCACGCCATGAAGCGCTTTACCGACGAGCGTGGTCGCGAGGCTGCCGATGAAGTCTGGCTGGTCCAGCATCCGCCGGTTTTCACCCAGGGACAGTCCGGCAAGGCCGAGCATTTGCTGCTGCCGGGTAATATTCCTGTCGTACAGGTCGATCGTGGCGGCCAAGTGACTTATCATGGCCCGGGCCAACTGGTGGCTTATCTGATGCTGGACGTCAGGCGCCTTGGTTTCGGCGTTCGCGATCTGGTCACCCGGATCGAGAACACCCTCATCGCCTTGCTCGCCGACTACGGCGTCAAGGCTGCAGCCAAGGCTGATGCCCCCGGCGTATACGTTGACGGCGCGAAAATAGCGTCGCTCGGTCTGCGCATTCGCAACGGCTGTTCGTTTCATGGTCTGGCGTTGAACGTCGACATGGACCTTGAGCCGTTTCGCCGCATCAACCCTTGCGGATACGCCGGACTGGCCATGACCCAACTGAGCGATCAGGCAGGGCAGATAGAATTTTCCGAGGTAAGTGCCCGACTGCGTGCGCAGCTCGTCAAACACCTCGACTACGCTGAGCAGGCGACCCTTACGGGCGGAATAAACCATTATGACTGA
- a CDS encoding DUF493 domain-containing protein — protein sequence MTDTDIKSHKIEFPCNDYPIKVIGDTSVGFTAAVMEVLEKHATVDLKTLAERQSSNGKYTTVQLHIVATGEDQLRDINSALRATGFVHMVL from the coding sequence ATGACTGATACCGACATCAAGTCGCACAAAATCGAATTTCCCTGCAATGACTATCCGATCAAGGTGATCGGTGACACCAGTGTGGGCTTTACGGCGGCCGTGATGGAAGTGCTTGAAAAGCATGCCACGGTCGACCTCAAGACGCTCGCCGAGCGTCAGAGCAGCAACGGCAAATACACCACTGTGCAATTGCACATTGTCGCTACCGGCGAAGACCAGTTGCGCGATATCAATAGTGCCTTGCGCGCTACGGGTTTCGTGCACATGGTGCTCTGA
- a CDS encoding D-alanyl-D-alanine carboxypeptidase family protein translates to MNITTFAKRLCLLVPLIITPTVWAAEQMTPAAPQLAAKAYVLMDATSGNVLVENNGDQRLAPASLTKLMTAYIATLEIRRGQIGENDPVTISENAWRTGGSRMFIKVGSQVTVSDLLHGIIIQSGNDASVAISEHIAGSEDAFADMMNKTAADLGMTNSHFMNPTGLPNPEHYSSAHDMAILARAIIHEDPAHYAIYSQKEFFWNGIKQPNRNLLLWRDKTVDGLKTGHTDEAGYCMVSSAVRDGMRLIAVVFGTNSEQARAAETQKLLTYGFRFFETQNFYQKGTELAQATVWKGTERQVKAGLAEDLSMTMPKGDMKKLSASMTMNPQLVAPIAKGDVIGKVEVKKDDQVVHTANLIALDGVEEGGIFRRVWDSIRLFFYGLFN, encoded by the coding sequence ATGAACATCACCACCTTTGCAAAACGTTTGTGCCTGCTTGTTCCACTGATCATCACCCCGACTGTGTGGGCGGCAGAGCAGATGACGCCTGCTGCACCACAACTGGCGGCCAAGGCCTACGTGCTGATGGATGCCACCAGCGGCAACGTCCTGGTCGAGAACAACGGTGATCAGCGTCTGGCTCCTGCGAGTCTGACCAAGCTGATGACCGCCTACATCGCGACCCTGGAAATCCGTCGCGGCCAGATTGGCGAAAACGATCCGGTGACGATCAGTGAAAACGCCTGGCGCACGGGCGGTTCGCGGATGTTCATCAAGGTCGGCAGCCAGGTCACGGTCAGCGATCTGCTGCACGGCATCATCATTCAGTCGGGCAACGACGCCAGCGTCGCGATCTCCGAGCATATTGCCGGCAGCGAAGATGCCTTTGCCGACATGATGAACAAGACTGCTGCCGATCTGGGCATGACCAACAGCCACTTCATGAACCCGACCGGTCTGCCGAACCCTGAGCACTACTCGTCGGCTCACGACATGGCGATCCTGGCACGCGCGATCATTCACGAAGACCCGGCTCACTATGCGATCTACTCGCAGAAAGAGTTCTTCTGGAACGGCATCAAGCAGCCTAACCGCAACCTGCTGCTGTGGCGCGACAAGACCGTTGACGGTCTGAAAACCGGTCATACCGATGAAGCTGGCTACTGCATGGTGTCGTCGGCAGTACGTGACGGCATGCGTCTGATTGCCGTGGTGTTCGGCACCAACAGCGAACAGGCTCGTGCAGCTGAAACCCAGAAGCTGCTGACCTACGGCTTCCGTTTCTTCGAAACCCAGAACTTCTACCAGAAGGGCACCGAGCTGGCCCAGGCCACTGTCTGGAAAGGCACCGAGCGTCAGGTCAAGGCCGGTCTGGCTGAAGATCTGAGCATGACCATGCCAAAAGGTGACATGAAGAAGCTGTCTGCCAGCATGACCATGAACCCGCAACTGGTTGCGCCAATCGCCAAGGGCGACGTGATCGGCAAGGTCGAGGTCAAGAAAGACGATCAGGTGGTCCACACCGCCAATCTGATCGCTCTTGATGGGGTTGAAGAAGGTGGTATTTTCCGCCGCGTGTGGGATAGCATCCGCCTGTTCTTTTACGGCTTGTTCAACTGA
- a CDS encoding septal ring lytic transglycosylase RlpA family protein, whose protein sequence is MRASPILQSFKLLALTGLAVLVASCSSPSRTTTSPSPKGGAVVRSMPGLDINRAHKDGAPWWDVDVSRIPDATPTLHTGAYKANPYTVLGKTYFPMSDAKRYVASGTASWYGTKFHGQNTANGEVYDLYGMSAAHKTLPLPSYVKVTNLDNNRTVILRVNDRGPFYSDRIIDLSYAAAKKLGYAETGTARVKVEGIDPQEWWAQRGRPAPLLLNQPQVVAQATPPALSTSTGTVEQYTPPPQQHAAPVVPMQVDAKKNASGQAAGLFLQVGAFANPDAAELLRSKLSGMVRAPVFVSSIARNQQTLYRVRMGPIDTQGEAQQLQNSVRSANLGQPSVVTSDQ, encoded by the coding sequence ATGCGGGCATCGCCGATTCTTCAATCATTCAAGCTTCTGGCGTTGACTGGCCTGGCAGTGCTGGTCGCCAGTTGCTCGTCGCCATCGCGCACGACAACCTCACCGTCGCCCAAGGGCGGCGCCGTGGTGCGCTCGATGCCGGGGCTGGACATCAACCGTGCCCACAAGGACGGGGCGCCGTGGTGGGACGTGGATGTCTCGCGTATCCCTGATGCAACGCCAACCCTGCACACCGGCGCCTACAAGGCCAACCCGTATACCGTGCTGGGCAAGACCTACTTTCCGATGAGCGATGCCAAGCGTTACGTCGCTTCTGGCACTGCCTCCTGGTATGGCACCAAGTTTCATGGTCAGAACACCGCCAACGGCGAGGTGTATGACCTGTACGGCATGAGTGCCGCGCACAAGACCCTGCCGCTGCCCAGCTACGTCAAAGTGACCAACCTGGACAACAATCGCACGGTGATCCTGCGCGTCAACGATCGCGGGCCGTTCTATTCCGACCGCATCATCGACCTGTCCTACGCGGCCGCTAAAAAGCTCGGCTATGCCGAAACCGGCACTGCACGGGTCAAGGTCGAAGGTATCGACCCGCAGGAATGGTGGGCGCAACGAGGCCGTCCGGCGCCGCTGTTGCTCAATCAGCCGCAGGTCGTTGCTCAGGCGACGCCGCCTGCGCTGTCCACTTCGACCGGCACCGTCGAGCAGTACACACCACCCCCTCAGCAGCACGCTGCACCCGTCGTGCCTATGCAGGTTGACGCAAAAAAAAACGCTTCAGGACAAGCCGCTGGGCTATTTCTCCAGGTGGGAGCCTTCGCCAACCCGGACGCTGCGGAACTCCTGAGGTCGAAATTGAGCGGGATGGTTCGAGCGCCGGTGTTCGTCAGCTCGATAGCGCGCAATCAGCAAACGCTCTATCGAGTGCGGATGGGACCGATCGACACGCAGGGTGAAGCCCAGCAGCTGCAAAACAGCGTCAGGTCGGCCAATCTGGGCCAGCCGAGCGTAGTGACATCGGATCAGTAA